The Sporomusaceae bacterium genome window below encodes:
- the pgsB gene encoding poly-gamma-glutamate synthase PgsB, with protein sequence MTGFAGEYLAALAVFLLTACYYAAERLKHERNLNRIPLRIHVNGTRGKSSVTRLIAAGLRAGGRVVVAKTTGSAARVILPDGSERPLARRGPANIRELVPFTAEAAALGAEAIVVECMAVRPEMQRFAEDKLVRAHIGVITTIRPDHEEVTGEGPGVARALAGAIPRQGALVTTAAALDALAAAGVAPAGAVRLAGPDELPPACLEAFPGEVFPENVALALTACELAGVDRATALRGMQTASPDPGNVTVGEYAAAGRTVTLVNALAANDPESTRILWQRYAAGRASVIMLNCRPDRKYRTVQLAEALAALHRGPYLVTGDGAFARRQLLKQGIAAADIRVIARPSSPADLAGVTDGGKLTVFAAGNVQGLENFLNCRTAGVNT encoded by the coding sequence GTGACCGGTTTCGCCGGCGAGTACCTCGCGGCGCTCGCCGTATTCCTCCTGACCGCCTGCTACTATGCGGCGGAACGGCTAAAGCACGAACGTAACCTAAACCGCATCCCCCTGCGTATCCACGTCAACGGCACGCGCGGCAAATCGTCGGTCACCCGCCTGATCGCCGCCGGTCTGAGGGCGGGAGGCCGCGTGGTCGTCGCCAAGACGACGGGCTCGGCCGCGCGGGTCATCCTGCCGGACGGCAGTGAACGGCCCCTGGCGAGGCGGGGGCCGGCCAACATTCGCGAACTCGTCCCTTTTACGGCCGAGGCTGCCGCCCTCGGGGCCGAAGCCATCGTCGTCGAGTGCATGGCCGTGAGGCCGGAGATGCAGCGCTTCGCCGAGGACAAGCTTGTCAGGGCCCATATCGGTGTCATTACCACCATCCGGCCCGACCACGAAGAAGTGACCGGTGAGGGACCGGGCGTCGCCCGCGCCCTGGCGGGCGCAATCCCCCGGCAGGGCGCGCTCGTCACCACCGCCGCCGCGCTGGATGCCCTTGCAGCCGCCGGCGTCGCTCCCGCGGGCGCGGTGCGCCTGGCAGGCCCGGACGAGCTGCCGCCGGCCTGCCTGGAGGCTTTTCCGGGCGAGGTTTTCCCTGAGAATGTCGCCCTCGCCCTGACGGCGTGCGAACTGGCCGGCGTCGACCGCGCCACCGCCCTGCGGGGCATGCAGACCGCCAGCCCCGACCCCGGCAACGTCACTGTCGGCGAATACGCGGCCGCCGGGCGGACGGTCACCCTCGTCAACGCCCTGGCCGCCAACGACCCCGAATCGACCCGTATCCTGTGGCAGCGGTACGCCGCCGGCAGGGCGTCCGTAATAATGCTCAACTGCCGCCCCGACCGCAAATACCGCACCGTCCAGCTGGCCGAGGCGCTCGCCGCCCTGCATCGCGGCCCGTACCTCGTCACCGGCGACGGCGCGTTCGCCAGGCGTCAACTCCTCAAGCAGGGCATTGCCGCCGCCGATATCCGCGTGATCGCCCGCCCGTCCAGCCCCGCCGACCTGGCTGGCGTCACGGACGGCGGAAAACTGACCGTTTTCGCGGCCGGCAACGTCCAGGGGCTGGAGAATTTCCTCAATTGCCGGACGGCAGGAGTGAACACCTGA
- a CDS encoding succinylglutamate desuccinylase/aspartoacylase family protein — translation MRVSLIVLVLLVLATAVAAAAAPEQLLLLPGTPYATEVYVSGAAPGPAVLVMGGVHGNEPAGALAAEQVRGFAVSKGALIVIPRVNKLALAAGIRTLPEIGDINRAYPGRESGTPAEQIAAAVEGLIRQYGVTMLIDLHEARTFHRLDHTSLGQMILFAANDRSAELALAAIDHINALIADPVKKFAFGAHPIPGSAAYHAGAALGLAAFTVETSGQQPIEERAAQHVAIVRSLLRQEWVDAQ, via the coding sequence ATGCGCGTATCGTTGATCGTGTTAGTGCTGCTCGTCCTGGCTACGGCCGTAGCGGCGGCCGCGGCGCCGGAACAGCTTCTCCTCCTGCCGGGGACGCCCTACGCCACCGAGGTTTACGTCAGCGGCGCCGCCCCCGGCCCCGCCGTCCTCGTGATGGGCGGGGTGCACGGCAACGAGCCGGCCGGGGCGCTGGCCGCGGAGCAGGTGCGCGGGTTCGCCGTAAGCAAGGGCGCCCTTATCGTCATTCCGCGGGTGAACAAGCTTGCTCTGGCCGCCGGCATCAGGACGCTGCCGGAAATCGGCGACATCAACCGCGCCTACCCCGGCCGCGAGAGCGGCACGCCGGCCGAGCAGATCGCGGCCGCTGTCGAAGGACTCATCCGGCAATACGGCGTCACAATGCTCATCGACCTCCACGAGGCCCGCACCTTCCACCGCCTCGACCATACCTCGCTCGGGCAGATGATCCTGTTCGCCGCCAACGACCGCAGCGCCGAGCTGGCGCTCGCCGCCATCGACCATATCAACGCCCTTATCGCCGACCCGGTGAAGAAATTCGCCTTCGGCGCCCATCCCATCCCCGGCAGCGCCGCCTACCACGCCGGCGCCGCCCTCGGCCTGGCCGCCTTCACCGTGGAGACGAGCGGGCAGCAGCCCATTGAGGAGCGCGCCGCCCAGCATGTCGCCATTGTCCGCAGCCTTCTTCGCCAGGAATGGGTGGACGCACAGTGA
- the ggt gene encoding gamma-glutamyltransferase, with amino-acid sequence MKGKKFNILAWLVIAVFTVGIVGNCSIPAYAADKRDVIAAHGVVAAAHPLAAQAGVEVLKKGGNAFDAAIATAFMLNVVEPNASGMGGGGFAIVYVAKEKKTYMIDYREMAPAKATPDMYALDEKGKVKDNATVTGYYASGVPGMLRGMEMIHHKFATQKWADLMAPAIAQAEAGLPVTKNLNGIIGDQIDRMEKYSPSLEWFKKHYFKDGLPLDAGDVLRNPELTESLKLVAAGGVDVFYKGVIADKLAAYYEKNANSWITKADLANYQVKLREPVTTTYRGYTLVTSPPPSSGGLTLANILNIMEKFDVAKMGRSSTAFHHTFIEAQKLAYADRGRYMADTDFVKVPMAGLVNKDYAAERAKGISPDTANNGVKPGDPGKYSAGSTTSFSVVDKDGNMITVTQTINDFLGACVVPDGTGILMNDEMDDFVTNNPNSVNAPAPGKRPLSSITPTIVLKDGKPFMTLGTPGGPRIITTVAQIIMNVVDFKMDLQAAITDPRMHNPNAAVAQIEQTIDEATVNELMGWGHKINLRPERSAYFGGAQGIMILPDGSLHGAADNRRLGQAFGY; translated from the coding sequence GTGAAGGGCAAGAAGTTCAACATCCTCGCATGGCTGGTGATCGCCGTCTTCACCGTCGGCATCGTCGGCAATTGCAGTATCCCCGCATATGCCGCGGACAAACGCGACGTAATCGCCGCGCACGGCGTGGTTGCGGCGGCGCACCCGCTGGCTGCCCAGGCAGGGGTGGAAGTCCTCAAGAAGGGCGGCAACGCTTTCGACGCCGCCATCGCCACCGCCTTCATGCTCAACGTCGTGGAGCCCAATGCATCCGGCATGGGCGGCGGCGGCTTCGCCATCGTCTATGTGGCCAAAGAGAAAAAGACCTACATGATCGACTACCGCGAAATGGCGCCCGCCAAGGCAACCCCCGACATGTACGCGCTCGACGAGAAAGGCAAAGTCAAAGACAACGCCACCGTCACCGGTTATTATGCGTCAGGCGTGCCCGGCATGCTGCGGGGCATGGAAATGATCCATCACAAATTCGCCACCCAGAAATGGGCTGATCTCATGGCCCCCGCCATCGCCCAGGCCGAGGCCGGCCTACCGGTTACGAAAAACCTCAATGGCATCATCGGCGATCAGATTGACCGGATGGAGAAATACTCCCCGTCGCTGGAATGGTTCAAAAAGCACTATTTTAAAGACGGCCTGCCCCTGGATGCCGGCGATGTCCTGAGAAACCCCGAACTCACCGAATCGCTCAAACTTGTCGCCGCCGGCGGTGTCGATGTCTTCTACAAAGGCGTCATCGCCGACAAGCTCGCCGCCTATTACGAGAAAAACGCCAACAGCTGGATAACCAAGGCCGACCTGGCCAACTATCAGGTCAAACTACGCGAGCCTGTCACCACCACCTACCGCGGCTACACGCTCGTCACCTCGCCGCCGCCTTCCTCGGGCGGCCTCACCCTCGCCAACATCCTCAATATCATGGAAAAATTCGATGTCGCCAAGATGGGCCGCTCCTCGACCGCCTTCCACCATACATTCATCGAAGCCCAGAAACTGGCTTACGCCGACCGCGGCCGCTACATGGCCGACACCGACTTCGTCAAGGTGCCGATGGCCGGACTGGTCAACAAAGACTATGCCGCCGAGCGCGCCAAAGGCATCAGCCCCGATACCGCCAATAACGGCGTCAAACCCGGCGATCCCGGCAAATACAGCGCCGGCAGCACCACCTCCTTCTCGGTTGTCGACAAAGACGGCAACATGATCACCGTAACCCAGACGATCAACGACTTCCTCGGCGCCTGTGTCGTGCCTGACGGAACAGGCATCCTCATGAACGACGAAATGGACGACTTTGTTACGAATAATCCCAACTCGGTCAACGCGCCCGCCCCCGGCAAACGGCCGCTCAGCAGCATTACCCCGACCATCGTCCTCAAAGACGGCAAGCCGTTCATGACCCTCGGCACCCCCGGCGGGCCCCGCATCATCACCACCGTCGCCCAGATAATCATGAACGTCGTCGACTTCAAGATGGATCTGCAAGCCGCCATCACCGACCCGCGGATGCATAACCCCAACGCCGCGGTCGCCCAGATCGAGCAGACCATCGACGAGGCGACCGTCAACGAGCTCATGGGCTGGGGCCACAAAATCAACCTGCGGCCCGAGCGCTCCGCGTACTTCGGCGGCGCTCAGGGCATTATGATCCTGCCCGACGGCAGCCTGCACGGCGCGGCCGATAACCGCCGCCTCGGCCAGGCGTTCGGCTACTAA
- a CDS encoding succinylglutamate desuccinylase/aspartoacylase family protein translates to MVGTKKTALALLAGVVAILILVTPQFTAMHSADTIKKGPGVTAVKMLSDYFAGLKNTPGDTAVYVLDSGKPGGTVLVVGGTHPNEPSGYIGAILLVEKARPTKGKLIVIPQANASGFTHNDYSEGSPQRFALTTPGGERSFRYGSRATNPIHQWPDPDIYVHAASGQKLSGSETRNLNRAYPGRPDGTLTEQIAYGIVELIRQEKVNLAVDLHEASPEYPVINALVFHERAMDVAAVAALDLEMEKIKIGLEPSPKTLRGLSHREWGDATQAMAVLMETGNPAQGRLRGATNEALVVTGQDRMYERAAKLGRLFIPYDKNGQPLSLRVARHVAATMVLIRDSFEKDPRQAVVITGVPSFREIVTKGVGAFL, encoded by the coding sequence ATGGTTGGAACGAAGAAGACCGCCCTCGCCCTGCTGGCGGGCGTCGTCGCCATCCTTATTCTGGTGACGCCCCAGTTCACCGCCATGCACAGCGCCGACACCATCAAAAAAGGCCCCGGCGTCACCGCGGTCAAGATGCTGAGCGACTACTTCGCCGGCCTGAAGAACACCCCCGGCGACACGGCGGTCTACGTCCTCGACAGCGGCAAACCCGGCGGCACGGTGCTCGTCGTCGGCGGCACCCACCCCAACGAGCCCTCGGGCTACATCGGCGCTATCCTGCTGGTCGAAAAAGCGCGGCCGACCAAAGGCAAGCTCATCGTCATCCCCCAGGCCAACGCCAGCGGCTTCACCCACAACGACTATTCAGAGGGGTCGCCGCAGCGGTTCGCGCTGACGACACCCGGCGGCGAGCGCTCGTTCCGCTACGGGTCGCGGGCTACCAACCCCATCCACCAGTGGCCCGACCCCGACATCTACGTCCACGCCGCCTCCGGCCAGAAGCTGTCGGGCAGCGAGACCCGCAACCTCAACCGGGCCTATCCGGGCCGCCCGGACGGTACGCTTACCGAACAGATCGCCTACGGCATTGTCGAACTGATTCGTCAGGAGAAGGTCAACCTGGCCGTCGACCTGCACGAAGCCTCGCCGGAGTATCCGGTCATCAACGCCCTGGTTTTCCATGAACGCGCCATGGACGTGGCGGCGGTCGCAGCTCTGGACCTCGAAATGGAAAAAATCAAAATCGGGCTCGAACCCTCGCCCAAGACGCTGCGCGGCCTGTCGCACCGCGAGTGGGGCGACGCCACCCAGGCGATGGCCGTGCTGATGGAGACCGGCAACCCCGCCCAGGGACGCCTGCGGGGCGCCACCAACGAAGCGCTGGTGGTCACCGGCCAGGATAGGATGTACGAACGGGCCGCCAAACTCGGCCGGCTGTTCATTCCCTACGACAAAAACGGCCAGCCCCTCAGCCTGCGGGTTGCCCGCCACGTCGCCGCCACCATGGTACTCATCCGCGACTCTTTCGAGAAAGACCCGCGCCAGGCGGTCGTCATAACCGGCGTTCCCTCATTCCGCGAGATTGTTACCAAAGGCGTAGGCGCCTTTTTATAA
- a CDS encoding TRAP transporter large permease subunit has protein sequence MSEIMLAVVMLAVFLACVLCLKLPVGLSLAATSAALAVAAGQGLPLRHLVEGMFGYLDVSLVLFTAMIFMKVIERNGLLERLTRDLTCRFGHSPLAMLTVLTLIIMFPGAITGSCTASVLSTGVLLAPVLLGMDMPRHIAGAIIAMASVYGMIAPPVNIVVMIIGGGIDMPYVGFDLILLLVTVPLAVLTTVFLGYRYARSANLAALVDKLGDADTSRGWALYLPLILIAVLMVGPKALPGIFPDPRMPLTFVIGSIAGLFVGRKFSFSQAARDGVREILPVIGILMGVGMLLQIITLTGVRGYIAVSSLSLPAYLLLGSIAVSLPLFGGISVFGAASVLGVPFILAFLAQNLIVTATALSLIAAMGSFTPPVALTAVIAAQVVGEENYLRIVRPLILPSLVAIIIGILMIMYANPIGKLVL, from the coding sequence ATGTCGGAAATCATGCTCGCAGTCGTCATGCTGGCCGTCTTTCTGGCCTGCGTGCTCTGTCTGAAGCTGCCGGTCGGCCTTTCCCTGGCGGCGACCAGCGCCGCTCTGGCCGTCGCCGCCGGGCAGGGCTTGCCGCTCAGGCATCTCGTCGAGGGCATGTTCGGCTATCTCGACGTTTCGCTCGTGTTGTTCACAGCGATGATCTTCATGAAAGTGATCGAACGCAACGGCCTGCTCGAACGCCTTACGCGGGACCTGACCTGCCGGTTCGGGCATTCGCCGCTGGCTATGCTCACCGTGCTTACGCTCATAATCATGTTCCCCGGCGCCATAACCGGCTCCTGCACCGCCTCGGTGCTGAGCACCGGCGTGCTGCTCGCCCCCGTGCTGCTGGGCATGGACATGCCGCGCCATATCGCCGGCGCGATAATCGCCATGGCCTCGGTGTACGGGATGATCGCCCCGCCGGTCAACATTGTCGTCATGATCATCGGCGGCGGCATCGACATGCCGTATGTGGGCTTCGACCTTATCCTCCTGCTCGTGACCGTGCCGCTGGCGGTGCTGACGACCGTATTCCTCGGCTACCGCTACGCCCGGAGCGCCAACCTGGCCGCACTCGTCGACAAGCTCGGCGATGCCGACACCAGCCGCGGCTGGGCGCTATACCTGCCCCTTATCCTTATCGCCGTCCTCATGGTCGGCCCCAAAGCGCTGCCCGGCATATTCCCCGACCCGCGGATGCCGCTCACCTTCGTCATCGGCAGCATCGCCGGCCTGTTCGTCGGCCGGAAGTTCTCCTTCTCCCAGGCGGCGCGGGACGGGGTGAGGGAGATCCTCCCCGTCATCGGCATCCTCATGGGTGTCGGTATGCTGCTGCAAATCATCACCCTCACCGGGGTGAGAGGCTATATCGCCGTCAGCAGCCTCAGCCTGCCGGCCTACCTGCTGCTCGGCAGCATCGCCGTCAGTCTGCCCCTGTTCGGCGGCATCTCGGTATTCGGCGCCGCCAGCGTCCTCGGCGTGCCCTTCATCCTGGCCTTCCTCGCCCAAAACCTCATCGTCACGGCCACGGCGCTGTCGCTCATCGCCGCCATGGGCAGCTTCACGCCGCCGGTCGCGCTGACGGCGGTAATCGCCGCCCAGGTGGTGGGGGAAGAAAACTATCTGCGGATCGTGAGACCGCTTATCCTGCCCTCGCTTGTCGCCATAATCATCGGCATCCTGATGATCATGTACGCCAATCCGATCGGCAAGCTCGTCCTGTAG
- a CDS encoding DUF6305 family protein, with translation MKERLLTLTVLGLVFAVVFAFAGAVSAAGLTGAQFEQPLLITSVGQSADGQMVRVLAQRGGLNFTYDSLAGADAVSGYRTLVLVVGGSSKGLGAAGINLDQEEQRANALIAAAKSSGIGVVVMHVGGESRRGDLTDRFVRATAPKADYLIVVADGNHDNIFGQIAGETIPVDYPGTVGEAGGYLKAAFK, from the coding sequence ATGAAAGAAAGATTACTGACCCTGACCGTACTTGGGCTAGTATTCGCGGTTGTTTTCGCCTTTGCCGGCGCCGTGTCGGCCGCCGGGCTGACAGGCGCCCAGTTCGAGCAGCCGCTGCTGATCACCAGTGTCGGCCAGAGCGCCGACGGGCAAATGGTGCGGGTTCTCGCCCAGCGCGGGGGTCTTAACTTCACCTACGACTCCCTGGCCGGCGCCGACGCCGTTTCCGGTTACAGGACACTTGTGCTGGTCGTCGGCGGCAGCTCTAAGGGACTTGGCGCCGCCGGCATCAACCTCGACCAGGAAGAGCAGCGCGCCAATGCCCTGATCGCCGCCGCCAAAAGCAGCGGCATCGGCGTCGTCGTCATGCACGTGGGCGGCGAATCCCGGCGCGGCGACCTCACCGACCGCTTCGTGCGGGCCACGGCTCCCAAGGCCGACTATCTGATCGTCGTGGCTGACGGTAATCATGACAATATTTTCGGCCAGATCGCCGGCGAAACCATTCCCGTCGATTATCCCGGCACGGTCGGCGAAGCCGGCGGCTACCTGAAAGCGGCTTTCAAATAA
- a CDS encoding HD domain-containing protein → METAALDNLYRLFAAYVKTFYCDDAEIQPKILQKEEHSFIVAGLSGDLARSLGLDDAETRLAEAIGLCHDFGRFRQATVYRTFRDADSVDHGRLGVEEMLAAGVSDLVRPNDWEALAFAVRWHNAAALPASDPRLTLHGRIIRDTDKLDICRVLPPAPPATGCSPQLEETFLAGKLLYYEDIRTADDRKLVMLSWLFDVNFSWTAREIAGRGYIDRLLASLPPSAAMPAIRDKIGLLLAEFDSRKGSR, encoded by the coding sequence TTGGAAACCGCCGCTCTCGACAACCTTTACCGCCTCTTCGCCGCTTATGTCAAAACCTTTTACTGCGACGACGCCGAAATACAGCCGAAGATCCTTCAGAAAGAGGAGCATAGCTTTATTGTCGCCGGGCTCAGCGGCGATCTGGCCCGCAGCCTCGGCCTGGACGACGCCGAAACGCGGCTGGCCGAAGCCATCGGCCTGTGCCACGATTTCGGCCGCTTCCGGCAGGCGACCGTCTACCGCACCTTCCGCGACGCCGATTCGGTCGACCACGGCCGCCTCGGGGTCGAGGAGATGCTCGCCGCCGGCGTCTCGGACCTCGTCCGCCCCAACGACTGGGAGGCGCTCGCTTTCGCCGTCCGCTGGCATAACGCGGCCGCCCTCCCCGCCAGCGACCCGCGCCTCACCCTCCACGGCCGGATTATCCGCGACACCGACAAGCTGGACATTTGCCGGGTGCTGCCGCCCGCTCCGCCGGCAACGGGCTGTTCGCCGCAGCTGGAGGAAACTTTCCTCGCCGGCAAGCTACTCTATTACGAAGACATCAGGACGGCCGACGACCGCAAGCTCGTGATGCTGAGCTGGCTGTTCGACGTCAATTTTTCCTGGACGGCGCGGGAGATCGCCGGACGCGGCTACATCGACCGTCTGCTCGCCTCCCTGCCCCCGTCGGCTGCCATGCCGGCCATCAGGGACAAGATCGGCCTGCTCCTGGCCGAGTTCGATTCCCGCAAGGGTTCCCGGTAA
- the mutT gene encoding 8-oxo-dGTP diphosphatase MutT codes for MLTKVTAAIIVRDNTIFIAKRGPEGRFAHRWEFPGGKIEPGESPEDCLTREMAEEFAIEVRVGEFFTESLHTFPGGQILVLAYFCRWTGGDIRPVEHEEYRWVAASELGGYDFAPADVPIAAKLMREFPGATKATEM; via the coding sequence ATGCTTACCAAAGTAACTGCCGCTATCATCGTCCGCGACAACACCATCTTCATCGCCAAACGGGGGCCCGAAGGCAGGTTCGCCCACCGCTGGGAGTTCCCCGGCGGCAAGATCGAGCCGGGGGAAAGTCCCGAGGACTGCCTGACGCGCGAGATGGCGGAAGAGTTCGCCATCGAAGTCCGCGTGGGCGAATTCTTTACCGAGAGTCTCCACACCTTCCCCGGCGGCCAGATCCTTGTCCTTGCTTATTTCTGCCGCTGGACCGGCGGCGATATCCGCCCGGTCGAGCACGAGGAATACCGCTGGGTGGCAGCGTCAGAGCTGGGCGGCTACGATTTCGCCCCCGCCGACGTGCCGATCGCCGCGAAGCTGATGCGCGAATTCCCCGGCGCAACTAAAGCTACGGAGATGTGA